Genomic segment of Euzebya rosea:
TCGCCACCCAGCACCGCGGTGACGGCGAGCGCTGCGGCGAGACGGCAGGCCACGGTCGCCTTGTCACCGAACGCCATGGAGGCGGACGTGTCGACGACGACCTGGAGGCCGACCTCGTCCTCGGCCTCGAACAGCTTGACCAGCAGCCGACCGAGCCGCTGGTGGGCGTGGTGGTCGACGCGGCGTGGGTCGTCGCCGGGCTGGTAGGGGCGGTAGTCGTCGAAGTCCAGCGAGCTGCCGTGCCCACGGGCACGGTGCTGTCCGCTGCCACCCGTTGCCACCCGCCGACGCGCACGCAGCTGCAGCCGCCGCAGCGCCTCCAGCTCCGCGGGCTGCAGCAGGGCGGCAGGCACCTCAGGCGCCCCGGACCTGCGGGTCGGGCGGGCCGACGCGGTCCAGGACGGCGGCGACCAGCTGGTCGGCGGTGACGCCAGCGGCGGCAGCTTCGTAGCCGAGGACCAGCCGGTGGCGCAGCGCCGGCAGCGCGGCGCGTCGGAGGTCGTCGACCGACGCATGGGCCCGTCCGGCCAGCAGCGCGGTCGCCTTGGCCAGCAGCACCATCGCCTGGGCGCCACGGGGAGAGGCGCCGAGCCGCACGTACCGCTTGACCGGGTCGGCGGCATCGGGCCGGTCGGGGTGGGTGGCGGTGGTCAGGGCGGCCGCATGGTGCAGCACGTGGGGGGCGATGGGGATGGACCTGGTGAGGGCGACCATCGCCCGGACGTCGTCGACGGTCGCGACGGGTCGCACCTCCGCGGACGTGGTGCCGGTCGTGCGGGTCAGGATGTCGACCAGGTCATCGGCCGGGGGCATCGGCACGAGGACCTTGGCGAGGAACCGGTCCATCTGCGCCTCGGGCAGCGGGTAGGTCCCCTCCATGTCGATGGGGTTCTGCGTCGCGAGGACGAGGAACGGGTCGGGCAGCGGACGGGTGGTGCCGCCGAGCGTCACCCCGCGTTCGGCCATGGCCTCCAGCAGCGCGGCCTGGGTCTTGGGGGTGGCCCGGTTGATCTCGTCGGCCAGCAGCAGGTTGGTGAAGACCGGACCCGGCTGGAACGCCCCGGCCTGGTCGCCGGTGAGGACGGTCGTGCCGAGGATGTCGGCGGGCATCAGGTCGGGGGTGCACTGGACGCGGCTGAAGTCCATGCGCAGCGCACCAGCCAGCGACTTGAGCAGGACGGTCTTGCCCAGGCCGGGGACACCCTCGAGCAGGACGTGCCCGCCGGCGAACAGGCAGGCCAGCACCTCCTCGACCATGTCGGCCTGACCGACGATGACCCGCCTGACCTCGCTGCGGATGGACTCGCCGAGCCGCAGCGCGTGGGCGATGGCCGCCTCGGCGTCGGCCGCCCGGGACGACGCGTCGCCGCGCGGCGGCATCGGCGGGGCAGGAGGGGGTGCGGGCTGCTGGGTCACTGGCTGGCTCCTCTGGCGAGGCGGTCGAAGTAGTCGCGGACGGTGTCGCGCAGGCGCAGCGGGTAGCCGGGTTGGTCGACGGCGGCGGTGGCGCGGCTGGCGTAGTCGGCGAGCACGTCGAGGTAGGGCACGCGGGCGTCGGAGGCGATGCCCTGCCCTTCCTGGGTACCGGTGACGGGGGCGTCGTCGAGGTTGTCGGGGGTGCCCCCGAGGAAGACCTGCTCGTCGGGGTCGACGGGGGCGAGCGGGTCTCGGCCGGTCGCGGTCTCCTGTCCCTCGCCGGGGGCCTGGCCGGGGCCGGACTGGCCCTGTGTCGACTGGCCCCTGCCACCGTTGCCCGTGCCGGGGGCATCGACCACGGCACCCGGTCCACCGCCACCACCACCGCTGCCCTGCCCCTGTCCTTGCCCCTGACCCTGTCCTTGCCCCTGGCCGTTCCCGGTGCCGCCGCCGTTCCCGTCGCCGCTGCCCTGGCCGTTCCCGTTCCCATCGCCGTTGCCGTCGCCGTTCCCGTCGCCGGCGCCGTCGCGGGCCTGGCCGGCCGCGCGTTCTGCCGCGGCCGCAGCCGCCCCGGCCGCAGCCGCGTCGGCGGTCGCCGCCTGGGCGTCGCGGACAGCGTCGGCGGCGCGACGCAGGGCCGCGGCTGCGGTGGCCTGGCCGCCGGGCTGCCCCAGCGTCGCCGCCGCGGCCTGCAGTCCGGCTGCGGCGGCGGGCAGGCCGTCGGAGAGCGCCTCGCCGAGCTCGCCGAGCCGTTCGGCCAGCGCCTCGGTGTCGGTGACCTCGCCGGCCTCGATCGCCGCGGCGAGCGCCTCCAGCTCGGCAGCCGGATCACCGCTGCCGCCGCCGGGCAAGGGCGCACCCGCGAGCTCC
This window contains:
- a CDS encoding AAA family ATPase, giving the protein MPPRGDASSRAADAEAAIAHALRLGESIRSEVRRVIVGQADMVEEVLACLFAGGHVLLEGVPGLGKTVLLKSLAGALRMDFSRVQCTPDLMPADILGTTVLTGDQAGAFQPGPVFTNLLLADEINRATPKTQAALLEAMAERGVTLGGTTRPLPDPFLVLATQNPIDMEGTYPLPEAQMDRFLAKVLVPMPPADDLVDILTRTTGTTSAEVRPVATVDDVRAMVALTRSIPIAPHVLHHAAALTTATHPDRPDAADPVKRYVRLGASPRGAQAMVLLAKATALLAGRAHASVDDLRRAALPALRHRLVLGYEAAAAGVTADQLVAAVLDRVGPPDPQVRGA